A portion of the bacterium genome contains these proteins:
- a CDS encoding GTP-binding protein: MNPDFEIPEINGDIFDDFTKNLATRDNSSSEKKIPVIMLSGFLGAGKTTFLNNILRENQDLKIGVIVNDFGQINIDNRLVSGAFNETQIELTNGCVCCMIGDNGLAEPLNILANETSELDAIVIEASGIAEPYDLMNTLRYSGNNFTFFGGNIYLIDAVNFDLARQDFPSHFKKCLQTADILVINKIGLTNPEKVSEIHQFARELNNRAPIFETSEARIDWRIIFAPFHKNLHTDHRHHCDESCTHHHHIHHDFSSISFENAAPLDPQKFIQFLDNLPQNLFRMKGFLYFGMKGYEQKYTLQIVGKTINIGAEEWGEETPKTELVLIGAGMREEEVQNTIQNLIDTTPEDISPENMMNFERFFQKKSNQ, from the coding sequence ATGAATCCAGACTTCGAAATTCCAGAAATCAACGGCGATATCTTTGATGATTTCACCAAGAATCTCGCTACTCGCGACAATTCTTCGAGCGAGAAAAAAATCCCAGTCATTATGCTTTCTGGTTTTCTGGGCGCTGGCAAAACCACTTTCTTAAACAATATCTTGCGAGAAAATCAAGATCTAAAAATTGGTGTAATTGTCAACGATTTTGGGCAAATCAACATCGACAATCGACTAGTTTCCGGTGCGTTTAATGAGACGCAAATCGAACTCACCAACGGTTGTGTCTGCTGTATGATTGGCGACAATGGATTGGCGGAACCGCTCAATATTTTAGCCAATGAAACCTCAGAACTGGACGCGATCGTTATCGAGGCAAGTGGTATCGCCGAGCCGTATGATCTGATGAACACACTGAGATATTCTGGCAATAATTTTACTTTTTTTGGCGGTAATATTTACCTGATCGACGCCGTTAATTTTGACTTGGCGAGACAAGACTTTCCATCTCATTTCAAAAAATGCCTCCAAACTGCGGATATTCTTGTCATCAATAAAATAGGATTGACAAATCCAGAAAAGGTGTCGGAAATTCATCAATTTGCGAGAGAATTAAATAATCGCGCACCGATCTTCGAGACATCAGAGGCGCGGATCGATTGGCGGATTATTTTTGCGCCATTTCATAAAAATCTTCACACCGATCATCGTCACCATTGCGATGAAAGTTGTACCCATCATCACCATATTCACCACGATTTTTCTTCGATCTCTTTTGAAAATGCCGCACCGCTCGATCCGCAAAAATTCATCCAATTTTTAGATAATTTACCGCAAAATCTGTTCAGAATGAAAGGCTTTTTGTATTTTGGCATGAAGGGTTACGAGCAAAAATATACACTTCAAATTGTGGGTAAAACTATAAATATCGGCGCGGAAGAATGGGGTGAAGAAACGCCAAAAACTGAGCTCGTCCTAATTGGTGCCGGGATGCGAGAAGAGGAAGTTCAAAACACTATCCAAAACCTAATCGACACTACACCAGAAGATATCAGCCCCGAGAATATGATGAATTTCGAGAGGTTTTTCCAAAAAAAATCGAACCAATAA
- a CDS encoding M1 family metallopeptidase: MSVNRLFENFNPENYKIFLDLTKGKKRIFDGEVEVSGRAKNDREIVLHAKDLDVLSVEFEGENLKFEFRENDELAILAGDKTFSLEETLRIKIKFSGKITDAMHGLYPCYYKENGEKKELFATQFESHHAREVFPCIDEPEAKATFDLTLKTPRGVEVLANTSEIYRVEDDNCKTLTFEKTPKMSTYLLAFAIGDLQKKSARTKSGVQVNVWATRAQSPELLDFPLEIATKVLEFYEEYFDEKFPLSKCDHIALPDFSSGAMENWGLITYRETAMLAGKNSSISSKKYVALVIAHETAHQWFGNLVTMKWWDELWLNESFATMMEYFAVDNIKPEWSIWEEFAVNEAILSLRRDAIDGVQAVHVPVHQPDEISTIFDGAIVYAKGARLMNMLRNFVGDKAFRDGLRSYFKNFKYQNTVGQNLWDCLSESSGKNVAEFMNAWILRSGYPSILAEEKGEKLCLHQKQFFVGEGQDTGKIWPILLRSNQDNLPEIMDTEKLESEFSGDFVQLNEGNISHFISNYSSELFEKLLTQIKNLDTISRLQILQERSLLARGGAVSSADLLKTLRFYRDETSLNVWDMMTILLGDIRIFLDEGSPAEAKMKQFCEELARGLFKILGFEKKENETEEQTELRPTILGQMIYAENADALARADQIFDENATNISKIDAEIRPIIISAKVRYWETPELISNLLNLYKNTADVDFRNDILAGITSTKNPKTVEILLKNLTNPQVVRPQDIVGWFVQLLRNQTSREQTWAWMRENWAQLCQIFDGDKSYSDFPRYAGAILRTEKHLAEFVEFFKDKKSDPSLKRSIEMGEREIAGRIDLIAREKQGVEAELLR, translated from the coding sequence ATGAGCGTAAACAGATTATTTGAGAATTTTAATCCAGAAAATTATAAGATTTTTTTGGACTTGACAAAGGGAAAAAAAAGGATTTTTGACGGAGAAGTTGAAGTTTCTGGGCGGGCCAAAAACGATCGTGAGATTGTACTCCACGCTAAAGATTTGGACGTTTTGAGTGTTGAATTTGAGGGTGAGAATCTTAAATTCGAATTTCGAGAAAATGATGAATTGGCGATTCTGGCTGGCGATAAGACTTTCTCTCTAGAAGAGACTTTGAGAATAAAAATTAAATTCAGCGGTAAGATCACAGATGCGATGCATGGTCTTTACCCTTGTTATTATAAGGAAAATGGCGAGAAAAAAGAACTCTTCGCTACGCAATTTGAGAGTCATCATGCTCGTGAGGTCTTTCCTTGTATTGACGAGCCTGAGGCTAAGGCAACGTTTGATTTAACGCTAAAGACTCCGCGTGGAGTTGAAGTTCTTGCTAACACTTCAGAAATTTATCGGGTAGAAGACGACAATTGCAAAACGTTGACTTTTGAAAAAACTCCAAAAATGAGCACTTATCTTTTGGCGTTTGCGATTGGCGATCTTCAAAAAAAGTCTGCTCGGACTAAATCTGGCGTTCAGGTTAATGTCTGGGCGACGCGTGCTCAGAGTCCGGAACTTCTTGATTTTCCGCTAGAGATTGCCACTAAAGTTCTTGAATTTTACGAAGAATATTTTGACGAGAAATTCCCGCTTTCAAAGTGTGACCATATTGCTTTGCCGGATTTTAGCAGTGGTGCAATGGAGAACTGGGGACTGATTACTTATCGTGAAACAGCGATGTTAGCGGGGAAAAATTCTTCAATTTCAAGCAAAAAATATGTGGCATTAGTTATCGCTCATGAAACTGCCCATCAGTGGTTCGGCAATCTCGTTACTATGAAATGGTGGGACGAACTTTGGCTCAATGAGAGTTTTGCGACGATGATGGAATATTTTGCGGTCGACAATATCAAGCCTGAGTGGAGTATCTGGGAAGAATTTGCCGTAAATGAGGCAATTCTTTCCTTGCGGCGCGATGCGATTGACGGCGTTCAGGCGGTTCATGTTCCAGTTCATCAGCCAGATGAGATCTCAACAATTTTTGATGGAGCGATTGTGTATGCCAAGGGTGCTCGATTGATGAATATGCTCAGAAATTTTGTTGGCGACAAGGCGTTTCGAGATGGACTTCGAAGTTATTTTAAGAATTTTAAGTACCAAAATACGGTTGGCCAAAATCTTTGGGATTGTTTGAGCGAAAGTTCTGGTAAAAATGTGGCGGAATTTATGAACGCGTGGATTCTCAGGAGCGGTTATCCGAGCATTTTAGCGGAGGAAAAGGGCGAAAAATTGTGCCTTCATCAAAAGCAGTTTTTTGTGGGTGAAGGTCAAGATACGGGCAAAATTTGGCCAATTCTTCTGCGCTCTAATCAGGATAATTTGCCCGAAATTATGGATACCGAGAAATTGGAGTCTGAATTTAGCGGTGATTTTGTTCAACTTAATGAGGGGAATATCTCGCATTTTATTTCCAATTACTCTTCAGAACTCTTCGAAAAATTGCTCACTCAGATTAAAAACCTCGATACGATTTCGCGCCTTCAGATTCTCCAAGAGCGGTCGCTTTTGGCTCGCGGTGGTGCGGTTTCGAGTGCTGATTTGCTCAAAACTTTGCGATTTTACCGAGATGAAACTTCGCTTAATGTGTGGGATATGATGACGATTTTACTCGGGGATATCAGGATTTTCTTGGATGAAGGCTCGCCTGCTGAGGCTAAAATGAAGCAATTTTGCGAAGAACTGGCGCGCGGACTTTTCAAAATTTTAGGCTTTGAAAAGAAAGAAAACGAGACAGAAGAACAGACGGAACTTCGCCCGACGATTTTGGGGCAGATGATCTATGCGGAAAATGCGGATGCTCTGGCTCGAGCTGATCAGATTTTTGATGAAAACGCGACTAATATTAGTAAAATTGATGCTGAGATTCGACCGATAATTATTTCTGCCAAAGTGCGCTATTGGGAAACTCCAGAATTGATTTCGAACCTACTAAATCTCTATAAAAATACAGCAGATGTAGATTTTCGAAATGATATTTTGGCTGGAATTACTTCAACCAAGAACCCTAAAACGGTTGAAATTTTGCTTAAAAATTTGACCAATCCACAAGTTGTGCGACCACAGGATATTGTGGGATGGTTTGTTCAACTCTTGCGCAACCAGACTTCGCGCGAGCAGACTTGGGCTTGGATGCGTGAAAATTGGGCGCAATTGTGCCAGATTTTTGACGGTGACAAGAGTTATTCTGACTTTCCGCGTTATGCTGGGGCAATTTTGCGTACCGAGAAGCATCTGGCGGAGTTTGTGGAATTTTTCAAAGATAAAAAATCCGATCCAAGTCTGAAGCGTTCAATCGAAATGGGCGAGCGGGAGATTGCTGGGCGAATTGACCTTATCGCTAGAGAAAAGCAGGGCGTTGAAGCCGAGCTCTTGCGGTAG
- a CDS encoding DUF5665 domain-containing protein codes for MKKVAKKVGKKLADDNAKGAQISMIEELFFDLYPNRWEIYKVNFFRGISFGFGSAIGATVLVFAAIWLLNLFVNIPGGIGDFVQAVINAMNSRVK; via the coding sequence ATGAAAAAAGTAGCAAAAAAAGTCGGCAAAAAACTCGCCGACGACAACGCCAAAGGCGCGCAGATCAGTATGATCGAAGAACTTTTCTTTGATCTTTATCCCAACCGATGGGAAATATATAAAGTAAACTTTTTCCGCGGGATATCATTCGGATTTGGTTCAGCAATTGGTGCAACAGTTCTGGTGTTTGCGGCAATTTGGCTCTTAAACCTATTCGTCAACATTCCTGGTGGTATAGGGGATTTTGTCCAAGCCGTAATCAATGCAATGAACTCAAGAGTAAAATAA
- a CDS encoding transglycosylase domain-containing protein, producing the protein MTEKLKKTKEKLNSKLKKPLRSNKKSDSNLSLYANLAHQRRSKKDAAARKRAEYLASLPKNPVKRFFYRLHPKRVFKFIFSKRGLFFFLKFAAISVILLVLLVGGLFLYYQKDLNQIRPSELSKRVQTTVSKYYDRNGELLWEDKGTGDYKLVVEGSEISDWAKKATVAIEDREFYKHKGIDLTAILRATINNFKGGATQGGSTLTQQLVKQVFFADEAAERGLKGIPRKIKEMILAIEVERMYSKDQIIALYLNESPYGGRRNGIESGAQTYFKKSAKDLTLAEAALLAAIPNNPAVYNPYNTQFNKSLIERQHKVLDDMVDMGYATRAQADEAKKVAILDSIQPETDQYKDIKAPHFVLEVKKKLEEEFGVKVIRAGGLTVKTTLDSKAQSFAESAVASGAGTLYLTGADNIALTSVDLATGQVIAQVGSVDYHKAGYGQTNAATSTLDPGSSIKPIVDYAPLFNKQDAVYTPGTILRDENIDRLYCGGNSSQCQLRNFTGRFYGDVTIRQSLGNSLNIAAVKSLAIVGPKEGIATARELGDVSYCAGNAEAGLSAAIGGGCSVRQDEHTNAFASLGRGGVYKPVSYILEVKNSSGEKLKEWKDSPKQAIDPQAAYMVSDILSDANARSMVFGAQARSFGFAIPNVWTAAKTGTTDDSKGRAKDSWMMSYSSAVATGVWSGNHDGSALRTSRNDTVRRVMHDYMTAVHHNLYAANGKWKAGDKVVRPSGIQNCSIGGRNDICPSWWSKAKSNYNSIEMEFDSVSKKKATECTPESTRVKITVAEITDPLTKKKTLSAPDGYDPNAEDDVHSCSDSKPQVSSVSYSRHGSSNSYRISGQVIRGKSNIKTITIKVDGSVVATPSSSEFSVDFNFSSSSQKVLIEVTDELGYTESKTYPGPADVTP; encoded by the coding sequence ATGACGGAAAAGTTGAAGAAAACCAAGGAGAAGTTAAACTCGAAGTTGAAAAAACCGCTTCGAAGTAATAAAAAATCAGATAGCAACCTTAGTTTGTATGCTAATCTTGCACACCAAAGGCGTTCTAAAAAAGACGCTGCGGCGAGAAAGCGTGCGGAGTATTTGGCGAGTTTGCCTAAAAATCCGGTGAAGAGATTTTTTTATCGGCTTCATCCTAAGCGAGTTTTTAAGTTTATCTTTTCGAAAAGGGGGCTGTTTTTCTTCTTGAAATTTGCGGCTATTTCTGTGATTTTGTTGGTTCTTCTTGTTGGTGGACTTTTCTTGTATTATCAAAAGGATCTCAATCAGATCCGTCCGTCTGAACTTTCAAAGCGCGTTCAAACTACCGTTTCTAAATACTACGACAGAAATGGCGAACTCCTTTGGGAAGATAAAGGTACTGGTGATTATAAGTTGGTTGTTGAGGGATCCGAGATTTCTGACTGGGCAAAGAAGGCCACAGTGGCGATTGAGGATCGCGAGTTTTACAAGCATAAAGGTATTGATTTGACGGCGATTTTGCGTGCAACTATTAATAACTTTAAGGGTGGCGCAACTCAGGGTGGATCAACTTTGACTCAACAGTTGGTTAAGCAAGTTTTCTTCGCTGATGAAGCAGCAGAGCGAGGCTTGAAGGGTATTCCTCGAAAAATTAAAGAGATGATTCTCGCGATTGAGGTTGAGCGAATGTATAGCAAAGACCAGATTATCGCACTTTATCTTAACGAGTCTCCATACGGCGGACGCAGAAACGGTATTGAATCTGGTGCTCAGACCTATTTCAAGAAGTCTGCTAAAGATTTGACTTTGGCGGAGGCTGCGCTTCTTGCTGCTATCCCTAATAATCCAGCCGTCTATAACCCATACAACACTCAATTTAATAAATCTTTGATTGAGCGTCAGCATAAAGTTTTGGATGATATGGTTGATATGGGGTATGCTACCCGTGCTCAGGCTGACGAGGCTAAAAAGGTGGCGATCTTGGATTCCATTCAGCCAGAAACAGACCAGTATAAAGATATCAAGGCGCCACATTTTGTCTTAGAAGTTAAGAAGAAACTCGAAGAAGAATTCGGTGTTAAGGTGATTCGTGCGGGAGGTTTAACGGTTAAGACCACTCTTGATTCGAAAGCCCAGAGTTTTGCCGAATCTGCCGTGGCTAGTGGTGCTGGTACTTTGTATTTGACGGGCGCTGATAATATTGCGTTGACCTCAGTTGATCTTGCGACTGGTCAGGTTATTGCTCAAGTTGGATCAGTAGACTATCATAAAGCAGGATATGGTCAGACTAATGCGGCAACTTCTACTCTCGACCCAGGATCGAGTATTAAGCCTATAGTTGACTATGCGCCTCTTTTCAACAAGCAAGATGCAGTTTACACACCAGGAACTATTCTTCGTGATGAAAACATTGACAGACTTTATTGTGGCGGAAACTCTAGTCAATGTCAACTGCGTAACTTTACGGGAAGGTTCTATGGAGATGTCACTATTAGGCAAAGTCTTGGTAACTCGCTCAATATTGCTGCCGTAAAATCTTTGGCAATTGTTGGACCTAAGGAAGGTATTGCTACCGCAAGAGAACTTGGTGATGTTTCCTACTGTGCAGGAAATGCTGAAGCCGGTCTTTCTGCGGCGATTGGTGGTGGATGTTCCGTCAGGCAAGATGAGCACACTAATGCGTTTGCGTCTTTGGGGCGAGGAGGAGTTTATAAACCTGTAAGTTATATTCTTGAGGTTAAAAATTCATCTGGAGAAAAACTAAAAGAATGGAAAGACTCTCCTAAACAGGCAATCGATCCGCAAGCCGCTTATATGGTGAGTGATATTTTATCAGACGCTAATGCTCGCTCGATGGTTTTTGGCGCTCAGGCTCGAAGTTTTGGCTTCGCTATACCTAATGTATGGACAGCGGCTAAAACCGGAACTACCGACGACAGTAAAGGGCGTGCTAAAGATTCTTGGATGATGAGTTACTCTTCTGCTGTGGCGACCGGTGTATGGAGTGGAAATCATGATGGGTCTGCGCTTCGAACATCGAGAAATGACACCGTGCGAAGAGTTATGCATGACTATATGACGGCAGTTCACCATAATCTTTACGCTGCTAACGGAAAGTGGAAGGCTGGGGATAAAGTGGTTCGCCCTAGTGGAATTCAAAATTGCTCGATTGGTGGCAGAAATGACATTTGTCCATCTTGGTGGAGTAAGGCTAAATCAAACTATAATTCTATCGAAATGGAATTTGACAGCGTTTCTAAGAAGAAAGCAACAGAATGTACTCCAGAATCGACCCGAGTTAAGATAACTGTTGCGGAAATTACAGATCCTCTAACTAAGAAAAAGACACTTTCTGCGCCGGATGGTTACGATCCTAATGCGGAAGATGATGTACATTCTTGCTCCGATTCTAAACCGCAAGTTTCGAGCGTAAGTTACAGTAGGCACGGATCAAGCAATTCTTATAGGATATCTGGTCAAGTTATTAGGGGTAAGTCTAACATTAAAACAATTACGATAAAAGTTGACGGATCTGTTGTAGCAACACCAAGTTCTTCAGAATTTTCGGTTGATTTCAATTTTTCTTCATCTTCTCAAAAAGTATTAATTGAAGTTACTGATGAGTTAGGGTATACTGAATCTAAAACTTATCCTGGTCCAGCAGATGTTACACCATAA
- the tyrS gene encoding tyrosine--tRNA ligase yields the protein MKLSEELKWRGFWNQTTFTDESVIDNTNFTLYLGTDPSADSLHVGHLAVYMMVRRFLDRGHKVVLLVGGGTGVIGDMRDTEERELLALEEISKNTLALSNQVSKLFSSKDFTLVNNHDWLKDLQLLPFLRDVGKKFNMAELTSRDFFKSRIKNGGGLSFAEFSYTLLQGYDFLHLNRNLGVNLQIGGSDQWGNLLSGVELIRKSDGKEVYAMTAPLVVNKSTGRKFGKSEGGAVWLDESKTSAYKFYQFWLNSDDAGAIDYLKLFTTLSKEEIEDIQARHTAEPHLRIAQKTLAHEVTTLIHGADRALEVEKATEILFGRGDFEQISPEVIEILTQEIPVASDTQSVISALTSTNTAKSAGEARRLISGNAISVNGIKITEDQQIATTSLIKKGKNTFVLVKI from the coding sequence ATGAAACTATCAGAAGAACTAAAATGGCGTGGATTTTGGAATCAAACCACTTTTACAGATGAGAGCGTTATAGACAATACCAATTTTACACTTTATCTCGGCACTGATCCTAGTGCGGACAGCCTTCATGTTGGGCATTTGGCAGTCTATATGATGGTTCGAAGATTCCTCGATCGGGGTCATAAAGTCGTTCTGCTCGTCGGTGGCGGTACCGGCGTAATTGGTGATATGCGCGACACCGAAGAGCGTGAATTATTGGCGCTCGAAGAAATTTCGAAGAACACATTGGCGCTCTCCAATCAAGTTTCAAAATTATTCTCCAGCAAAGATTTTACGCTCGTAAATAACCACGACTGGCTAAAAGATCTCCAACTTTTACCTTTCCTTCGCGATGTAGGCAAGAAGTTTAATATGGCGGAACTTACCTCTCGCGATTTCTTCAAATCACGCATTAAAAATGGTGGTGGTTTGAGTTTTGCGGAATTTTCTTACACGCTACTTCAAGGCTATGATTTTCTTCACCTTAATCGAAATCTTGGCGTTAATCTTCAGATTGGCGGTAGCGATCAATGGGGCAACTTGCTTTCTGGTGTAGAACTCATACGCAAATCTGACGGAAAAGAAGTCTACGCGATGACCGCCCCACTCGTGGTCAATAAATCCACTGGCCGAAAATTTGGCAAATCCGAGGGTGGCGCCGTTTGGCTCGACGAGTCCAAAACCAGCGCTTATAAGTTCTACCAGTTCTGGCTTAACTCAGACGACGCCGGCGCAATCGACTACCTAAAACTCTTCACAACACTTTCAAAAGAAGAAATTGAAGACATCCAAGCCCGCCATACAGCCGAACCACACCTCAGGATCGCCCAAAAAACTCTTGCGCACGAAGTCACCACGCTCATTCACGGCGCCGACCGTGCTCTGGAGGTCGAAAAAGCCACCGAAATATTGTTTGGTCGGGGCGATTTTGAACAGATTTCGCCAGAAGTTATCGAAATCTTGACGCAAGAAATTCCAGTCGCAAGTGACACACAATCCGTAATTTCGGCACTAACTTCAACAAATACAGCAAAATCAGCAGGCGAGGCTCGCCGATTGATTTCCGGCAACGCCATATCAGTTAATGGCATCAAAATCACCGAAGATCAGCAAATCGCAACGACCTCACTCATCAAAAAAGGTAAAAACACTTTTGTTTTGGTAAAAATTTAA
- a CDS encoding YtxH domain-containing protein, producing MSKKGKFGLGLVLGAAVGAIAGILTAPKSGKETRQDLKKKGKEFADDAKVKLDEAGKNVEKFGAEAKEKFNVFKKDADKKVGEVTEKAKLEGEKLQKRALNTVENLKKKVEKKD from the coding sequence ATGAGTAAAAAAGGTAAATTTGGTCTTGGATTAGTGCTTGGTGCGGCTGTCGGCGCAATTGCGGGAATTTTAACAGCGCCAAAATCCGGTAAAGAAACCCGACAAGATTTGAAAAAGAAGGGTAAAGAATTTGCTGACGACGCCAAGGTAAAATTGGACGAAGCAGGAAAAAATGTTGAAAAATTCGGCGCAGAAGCAAAAGAAAAATTCAATGTTTTCAAAAAAGACGCAGATAAAAAAGTTGGCGAAGTCACAGAAAAGGCTAAACTTGAGGGCGAAAAACTTCAAAAACGCGCTCTAAACACTGTCGAAAACCTCAAGAAAAAAGTCGAAAAGAAAGACTAA
- the gatB gene encoding Asp-tRNA(Asn)/Glu-tRNA(Gln) amidotransferase subunit GatB, which yields MEEILKNYEITIGIECHVQLKTKTKLFSGSDNDAREKTPNEATSPIDFGLPGMLPVLNKEAVRLAVRAGKALNAKISNVSRFDRKHYFYPDLPKGYQTSQLYQPIIGEGKITPVLPNGETFDVRIEHAHLEEDAGKLTHHGDYSLVDLNRAGTPLIEIVSMPDIHSAEQARAYAEELHKRMVFAEVTDGDLYQGNMRFDVNISARKLGEEKLGTRTEIKNLNSFRSVERAAQYEFERQVKLLEKGEKIKQETRGWLDDEQKTVSQRSKEEAQDYRYMPDPDIPPIILTDEEIAKMQLTFPKMPDEFREYFSEFNLDKSVIDYILSDYRLAELMLATWGKGWASSQEEIIKSYEIKDYSLENHHENMKKIFNLFASTPIEEIDLDKVYQGYVGPKRLSQLAELSRAGKISSNAMKEIFMALFENENLGKMPEDIAKEKNLIQVSDEGAIAKIVDEVLADPASQKAVKDIRAGNDKAIGFLVGQIMKKSQGKANPALAQKLIRERL from the coding sequence ATGGAAGAAATTTTGAAAAACTACGAAATAACTATCGGCATCGAATGCCACGTTCAGTTAAAAACCAAGACTAAATTATTTTCTGGAAGTGATAATGATGCGAGAGAGAAGACGCCCAATGAGGCGACTTCGCCAATTGATTTTGGCTTGCCAGGAATGTTGCCAGTTTTGAACAAAGAGGCGGTTAGACTTGCGGTTCGAGCTGGCAAGGCTTTGAATGCCAAAATTTCGAACGTTAGCCGATTTGATCGAAAGCACTATTTTTACCCAGATTTGCCAAAGGGTTATCAGACTTCACAGTTGTATCAGCCAATTATCGGTGAAGGAAAAATAACACCGGTTTTGCCGAATGGGGAGACTTTTGATGTTAGGATTGAGCACGCTCATCTTGAAGAAGATGCCGGAAAACTCACGCACCACGGCGATTATTCACTGGTTGACCTCAACCGCGCCGGTACGCCGCTGATCGAAATTGTCTCAATGCCGGATATTCATTCCGCCGAGCAAGCGCGCGCTTATGCTGAAGAACTTCACAAACGAATGGTCTTTGCCGAAGTCACCGACGGCGATCTTTATCAGGGCAATATGCGTTTCGACGTTAATATTTCTGCTCGAAAATTGGGCGAAGAAAAACTCGGCACACGCACAGAAATCAAGAATCTCAACAGTTTCCGAAGTGTTGAGCGAGCGGCGCAATATGAATTCGAGCGCCAAGTCAAACTTCTTGAAAAGGGAGAAAAAATCAAGCAAGAAACGCGTGGCTGGCTGGACGACGAGCAAAAAACGGTTTCTCAGCGTAGCAAGGAAGAGGCGCAGGATTATCGCTATATGCCCGATCCGGATATTCCGCCGATTATTTTGACTGATGAAGAAATCGCCAAAATGCAACTTACCTTCCCTAAAATGCCGGATGAATTCAGGGAATACTTCTCGGAGTTTAATCTTGACAAATCGGTGATTGATTATATTTTGTCCGATTATCGTCTAGCAGAGTTGATGCTTGCCACTTGGGGCAAGGGCTGGGCGAGTTCGCAAGAAGAAATCATTAAATCTTACGAAATCAAAGATTATTCGCTCGAAAATCACCATGAAAATATGAAGAAAATCTTCAACCTTTTTGCTTCGACTCCGATTGAAGAAATTGATCTCGACAAGGTTTATCAGGGCTACGTGGGTCCAAAGCGACTTTCGCAATTGGCGGAATTGTCACGCGCGGGCAAGATTTCTTCTAACGCGATGAAAGAGATTTTTATGGCGCTTTTCGAAAATGAAAACTTGGGTAAAATGCCAGAAGATATCGCCAAGGAGAAGAATTTGATTCAAGTTTCTGACGAGGGCGCAATCGCCAAAATCGTCGATGAAGTCCTCGCTGATCCGGCTTCACAGAAAGCGGTCAAAGACATTCGCGCGGGCAACGATAAAGCGATCGGCTTCCTTGTTGGTCAAATCATGAAAAAATCTCAAGGAAAAGCTAATCCGGCTCTTGCGCAGAAGTTGATTCGAGAGAGGTTGTAG